A single Anopheles funestus chromosome 2RL, idAnoFuneDA-416_04, whole genome shotgun sequence DNA region contains:
- the LOC125765605 gene encoding uncharacterized protein LOC125765605, with protein sequence MKHFIAVVVLCLGVAKLSEAGRPVSTEVVQKLKELEPVYKQLQDTVINEVAGAKLATATSTDAFYKAVIADKETSLATSVQLEDDMIYQLNGQGPSADSSCLQMIRSLVDNNMNVAGVGYSNCVNKVEAGVNEELDKVYKLLQVDESELFDISLLDVFQGENIILDPSKIVTKLNDKRTEIDGISLNFVSTINAAVNAYASRLGDLQNTYKTCLLSNESILKATFESGKNQLVQICLGSIVQ encoded by the exons ATGAAGCATTTCATCGCGGTGGTAGTATTATGTCTCGGAGTGGCCAAG CTCTCGGAGGCCGGTCGTCCCGTTTCAACGGAAGTGGTCCAAAAGCTGAAGGAACTCGAGCCAGTCTACAAACAGCTGCAGGATACAGTGATCAACGAGGTAGCTGGGGCGAAGCTAGCTACAGCCACTAGTACCGATGCATTCTACAAAGCAGTCATTGCCGACAAGGAGACGTCTCTGGCCACCTCGGTTCAGCTTGAGGACGACATGATTTACCAGCTGAATGGACAAGGACCGTCGGCCGATTCGTCCTGCTTACAAATGATCCGCAGTCTCGTAGACAACAACATGAACGTTGCTGGCGTTGGCTACTCGAACTGCGTCAACAAGGTCGAGGCAGGAGTGAACGAGGAATTGGACAAGGTCTACAAGCTGCTGCAGGTTGATGAATCAGAGCTCTTTGACATCAGTCTGTTGGATGTTTTCCAAGGCGAGAACATCATCTTGGATCCATCGAAGATCGTCACCAAATTGAACGACAAGAGAACCGAGATTGACGGTATTTCGTTGAACTTCGTCTCCACTATTAACGCAGCCGTCAATGCATATGCTTCCCGTCTTGGTGATCTGCAAAACACGTACAAAACCTGTCTGCTCAGCAATGAATCCATTCTGAAGGCTACTTTCGAGAGCGGCAAGAATCAACTCGTTCAAATTTGTCTGGGATCTATTGTCCAGTGA